From the genome of Pelosinus fermentans DSM 17108:
ATGATATCAAAAATACCATTGTAGCAAATCAGCAGGGACGCCTGATTCCCTTAAAAGATGTTGTTACGATTGAAGATGGCTGGGCAGAAGAACGTGTATACGCACGTACAAACGGCACGCCAAGTGTAATTATTGCTGTACAGAAACAATCAGGTACGAATACTGTAGATGTCGCAGAGCGAGTAATAAAAAGTATGGAGCATATAAAGACTAATTTACTGCCGCCCGACATAAAAGTTTCGATCGTTCGTGATAGCTCAAAGTATATTCGAAGTAGTGTCGAAGATGTTATGGTCTCCTTAATTTTTGGCGGATTTTTAGCAGTTGTAATCACATTTTTGTTTTTACAAAATACTCGTGCGACATTAATAGGTGCCATTGCAATCCCTACATCAATTATTGCTACTTTTTTTGCATTGAAAGTGATGGGGTTTACCCTAAATAATATGTCTCTCATGGGACTTAGCCTAGCAGTGGGGATTTTAATTGATGATGCCATTGTAGTTATTGAAAATATTTTTCGACATATGGAAGAAGGCTTGTCTCCTATGGATGCGGCTAAGCTTGGTACCAATGAGATTTCTTTGGCAGTCGTAGCCACGACATTATCTATTTTAGCCGTATTTGTACCTGTGGGTAATATGGGCGAAATTATTGGTCAATTTTTTAAGCAATTTGGTATTACTGTCGCGTTTGCCGTAGCTTTTTCATTATTTGTGGCCTTTACCTTAACCCCCACATTAGCAGCTTATTGGCTGAAAAATGATCATGGAGAGCACCAAAAGCTACGAGGTAATTGGACTTGGCTACAAAAGATTCTTGATAAATGGGAAGAGGGATTCTTGGCTTTGCGAGATAATTATAGATTCATTCTCCAATGGTCATTAAAACGTCCTAAAAAATTGGTTGCATTTGCGATATTATCCTTATTTCTGAATGCTCTTTTACTACCTTTTATTGGTGTCGAATTTCAGCCTACCTATGATTCAGGTGAGTTTAATGTAATACTTACCGCTACTTCTGGTACATCAATGGATAAGATGAAAGAGTTAGTAGAACCGATAGAAAAGCAAGTATTAGCCATTCCTGAGCTTGAATCTGCCTTTGTTTTAATTGGTGCTAATCGACAAGTCAACAAAGTGAGTATTGGTGTGCGGTTAGTTGATAGTGATAAGCGCTCGCGGTCTATGTCTCAAATTATGGATCAACTCAGAGTTGTTTTTCGCAATGTGAAAAACCTGAAAGTTGCAGTACAATCTAATCAAGGTCTAGGTAGAGGTGATTCCCGGCCTGTGCAGATTGGTCTGAGAGGACCAGAGTTGGAAGTGCTAAATCGTAGTGCTTATGATCTAGCAGAAGCGATTAAGGAAATTCCGGGTACAACGGATGTAGATATTTCCAGTGATCAATCAGAACCAGAGGTTCAAATTAAATTAGATGCTGTAAAGGCTGCTGAGACTGGAATTGACAGTACCATTGCAGGGGATGTAATTCAAATCGCATTTTTAGGAAAAACGACTAAAAATCAATATAACGTTGCGGATAGCGATTATGATATTCGTGTGCAATTACAGCCTGCTAGTCGTTTAAGTATACAAGATGTTTCTAATTTAAGGATATCATCCAAAACAGGTACTTTTGTGCGGCTTGGCGATATTGCTGATGTAAAATTCTCTTCAGGTCCTACGCAAATTGACCGTGAATCTCGTCAGCGTCAGGTTATTGTTTATGCCAATACAGTAGGTGCATCAACAGGTGAAGTACTTAATAAAGTTAAAGAACTAATTCCTGATTTAAACTTGCCATTGGGTTATACTTATAAATTTGTTGGTCAAGCTCAAATGATGCAGGATTCTTTTAAAGAGATTGGCAAAGCATTATTATTAGCTGTCATTCTAATTTATATGGTATTAGCAGCAGAATTTGAGAGTTTTGTCCATCCCTTAACCATTATGCTTTCATTACCTTTTTCATTAGTTGGGGCGATCTTAGGTCTTTTAGTTTCAGGAAAAACGATTAATATGATGTCTCTAATTGGTGTTATCATGTTAATGGGTCTTGTTACAAAAAATGCTATTTTATTAATTGATAACACTATACACCTACAAAAAAATGGTATGTCAA
Proteins encoded in this window:
- a CDS encoding efflux RND transporter permease subunit, which translates into the protein MIGTFIKRPVFTTMIVMLLVVFGLGAYPSLGIDLNPDVEYPIVNVTITYTGASPEEIESLITKPIEDAVSSVSGIKSLSSVSREGASQVTLEFEFGTNPKLAANEVREKVAGVRKRLPDQIDEPVVQRFDITAQSIVYFSLASDTRSRGEIRKLAIDVVKDELQRMDGVAQVDVFGATDREIQIYIDPKKIESYDISFQQIHDAINDQNLNTPGGKVNEKGTELTVRTMGKYKSIDDIKNTIVANQQGRLIPLKDVVTIEDGWAEERVYARTNGTPSVIIAVQKQSGTNTVDVAERVIKSMEHIKTNLLPPDIKVSIVRDSSKYIRSSVEDVMVSLIFGGFLAVVITFLFLQNTRATLIGAIAIPTSIIATFFALKVMGFTLNNMSLMGLSLAVGILIDDAIVVIENIFRHMEEGLSPMDAAKLGTNEISLAVVATTLSILAVFVPVGNMGEIIGQFFKQFGITVAFAVAFSLFVAFTLTPTLAAYWLKNDHGEHQKLRGNWTWLQKILDKWEEGFLALRDNYRFILQWSLKRPKKLVAFAILSLFLNALLLPFIGVEFQPTYDSGEFNVILTATSGTSMDKMKELVEPIEKQVLAIPELESAFVLIGANRQVNKVSIGVRLVDSDKRSRSMSQIMDQLRVVFRNVKNLKVAVQSNQGLGRGDSRPVQIGLRGPELEVLNRSAYDLAEAIKEIPGTTDVDISSDQSEPEVQIKLDAVKAAETGIDSTIAGDVIQIAFLGKTTKNQYNVADSDYDIRVQLQPASRLSIQDVSNLRISSKTGTFVRLGDIADVKFSSGPTQIDRESRQRQVIVYANTVGASTGEVLNKVKELIPDLNLPLGYTYKFVGQAQMMQDSFKEIGKALLLAVILIYMVLAAEFESFVHPLTIMLSLPFSLVGAILGLLVSGKTINMMSLIGVIMLMGLVTKNAILLIDNTIHLQKNGMSIMDALVEAGVLRLRPILMTTMAMIFGMMPVALGLGAGAELRSSMGVVLIGGLITSTFLTLIIVPLVYFLIDEIQQSSKRRKLGKVLNS